The genomic DNA AAACTGGATGATTTCATCAATACCATCAACTCAAAGCTGCAGCCCATGTTCATGCAGATTAGAAAAGGGATGTCTGAAGACAACGGTCACCAGTACTACGCATTGGTTAGTGGTGTCAATCCCTGTACTGGGCCAGTGGCAGACCTGCTTTCCTAATTAGCGACTGCTTTTAAGTCACAAGAACTTGACTTTAAGGAAATCAGATAGTCGCCTCTCAGATGTTAAAAGCATGTAGAGTCATCAGGAGACATCGTTAATCTCACTTTCCTGTCCAGGTAAACATGGCTGAGACTGACGTCACCAGGATGTCGTCAGACTATGCTGACAATGAGCTGGAGCTGTTCGGGAAAATGGTGAGTGAAAATTTTTTTAGGTAGGGCTCTAACACTGCTTTTCAAACCTTGGGGTCCACTGAATtaaatgttttagatttttctgtGCTCCACCAGACCTGATTCAAATGGTCAGCTTGTCATTGTGCTCTGCAGAAGCTTAATAACGATCTATTCATTTGAATCTGGTGTGTTGGAGCAcggaaacatctaaaacatgcagggcagcgggcCTTCAGGAACAGGATCGGAAAACACTGCACTGAGGCATCAGCAGGCCAACATGCTGTGGTTCTGTCCAGTAGAACTGCTGTTTACACTATGCAACTGGAATAGTAGAAACCCCCATGCATTGTAATGCAATCAAGTGCAACAGTCTAATGATAACTACTATCTTGTATCAGATACATATTGCACAATGCACATGTCACCAGTCTTCAACCACACAAAATTTAACTTaactgtaaagtaaaaataGCTTGCAGACCAGTGCAGGACCAGGAGCACCTTCTGTCAGATGCACAAAGAAATACTAAGTAATACTGTTTCTCACTAGTTTTAAAACACAATAGGACATATGTCATCAGTAATTTGTCATGTTGAGACTAACTCAAGCTGCTCTGATTCAGATGGACCTGATCGTGGGCTCTGACAATGGCAAGGCCTCGTCCACTGACATTCTGAACAGCGCAGACACCCTGACCACCAGAAAGCTGAAGAAGAGCGAGACAGAGCACCTCCTAAATCGACTCGTGCATGACAAATGGCTGAATGAGGTAACATACAGAATCTCAGTCAGATTTTCTGTacagtttgtgtatttatttgtctattATAAGGTTCAGTTGGCGCAAATTTGAGAGACACTTGAGCACTTTTCGTACCATTTCGTATTAGTTGGGGCCACTTTCATTAAGTGAGTTTAACTTAGACTACTGACTAGTGACTCAAAGCTGACTGAAGAAGAATTGCTTTATTAGTCTCCTACTGGGGAAAGGCACAGGGTTTTTTTGTTACTACACATGAATACAGACAATCATGgaactctcggcaagaaagaaaataagagtaattcccaaaatgtccaactATACCTTATGAACTGGTGTGTTAACCATGAACTGTCCAAAGAAAACGTATTCGCATTTAAGAGGGACAAGTTGATCACATGCAACATCAATAGttcaaatatatcaaataacagaagaaataagaaaacTGAAGCGTGAAAAAGTTTTCTGATTCATTGAGGTGACAATATCTAAAATATAAGTGCACAAACAAAGATGTTCACCTGAAACAAACGATGCCATCTGGTCCCACTGTGTTGGTTTGATCTGACGTGTAATGGGTTTCCGTTCGTTGGTTTAGAAACGGGGTGAATACACTTTGTCCACCAGATGCATTATAGAGATGGAACCATACATCCGCGCGATGTATCAGGACCAGGTCAAAGTGTGCCACATCTGTCACAACATCGCTTTCCAGGtaagtgtttcctctgtttttctgttgttgtcgTCACTGGTGTGATACATTTCTGAATGAAATCAGTTACTGTCAGTTCTGTCATTTAGAAGCTTTCAGGTATTAATTTCCTTAAACCACTACTTTAAAGTAGAAATACTATGCGTTACTGGTGAGAACTTCATTTGAGGGTAGCATGCTAGCTAAATCACTACATTCAGTAGTGTTACCAAGATGATTTAATTACTAGCAGTTTTGTAATTGAAATGCAGGCTTTAAGACATATGAAATCAGATGTTTTTATTAGGTAAACTGGATAAAATAATTGAACTATTTGAAGCTGTCTTGACATAAGCATCTGAGGAGCAAAAGTCATTCTTGTGTAAAGAAGCTAATTGATTTGGAGGCCACACAGAGTTGATCTTGAGTAactacataaatataaatgaccAAGAATTCTCTTTCTTAATGACATAATGTCATGTGTTGCTTCAGTATAAACAGATAcactaatggcgcttttccactagcacctactcgactcgactcgactcggtctttagggttttccattaagacttttttagtacctactcggccggggttccaaccgagctgagtcgagctgaaaatgtgacgtcaccagactgcaggccactgattggccagggagtgacgtcactggttgagtcatgagagcgactcgttcacaagaatcaaacccgctgtttttaaaaccctaGCAACAGCGACtgtgcgtttttattatttctgtgaacgaggtaaacggctacacgcaaaccaaacactccatgtccttagttgttttgtgtttgtgtcgcactggagtttcgggccgccttgctatgacgaccccacccacaTTGAGGTGGTACtcaactgtaatggaaaacaacTGAAATCGAGTCGAGTAGAGGCGAGTtgtgctaaaactgtgtgatggaaaagcgcaATAAGTTTCATCTGTAATGCTGATGTGATGTTGCAGTACTATCAGTGTCATTCAGTTTGCTCACAGTATTGATTTGATCTCAGtgatatatactttttttttttcagtgccaAATCTGTGAGAATCCTACATGCGGCATAAAAATACACAACCCATGTGTGGCCAGATATTTTAAAGGGAGAGCAGAGCCGCGGTGTCCAGCTTGTGAGGACTTTTGGCCACATGAAATCCCtggtatttattgtttatttctagATGTTGTTTCCACACTCATTAGACCcacttaaatacacatttaaccTCCTGCTTTTTACTACGtatttgctgattatttttaaaaaagtgtcatCTTCCAGAAATGTTTCCATGCTTTGCTTTAGATGTAGTGATGAACataattgaaatgaatgagtttGCTTGCATGTTTCacatatttattctgtttattacAGAAGTCAGACAGCCCCCATCGCAGTCCAGGAGATGATGTCaacaaaaaagtgatttttgtttgttaaaattgtttatttttaacttggtaaactgtacatttttacaaaataaatgagaatataTTTCACTAAAATGTCTTTATGTTTATTCACACACAATCATCATTTTGTTCACAAAATACCTGCAGCTGAATGTTTCTCTCCTTTTGCTGTTTTGAGTAATTTTATTCCTTCTGAATTGTTTTCTTCTACATGCCATGTCAAGCTCAATTATTAAGAACATAATGCAGCCTCTAAATGTAAtggatatatgtatatatttttagttttagctGTGCATTACACACAGCTTGTTTCATCCAACTTCTCTCTTCAACTAGATTCTTGACTGTCAGAAATCTGGTCTCATCATCACAAGAGTATTAATATCGTTACCAAACCAGGAGATGCAACGAAACACAAAGCCAAAAGTGTTAAATCATCTTTCCTCATAAAGTAGAGAGGGTTTGGACATCAGTTTTGCTTTGCTGCTGAATTCTTACATGTGTAATTGACATGTTAACCTTGTGTTTTAATGGAATTTCTGACatgatgaaaaaacatttccaccAAACTTAAAGACAAAgctttctccatctttcttttctgtccCCTTAAACACATTTAACTATGTGAGGTGACATAATGCACTAAAGCATCTCTGATCTCAACCAGAGCTggaatcatgttttatttcttcaaaaACTGTCAACTATCTAGAGAAAAGTAACTTTTTTTACAGTCTCTGTTGCTAAATTCCAAATTGTACAGTACGAGCGCTGTGACCTGAGCATATACCAACCCCAAACCACCACCATCAGGGTCAGTCTTATAAGGCCAGAAGGGTTCAGAGTGAAAGCTAAACAACACGCTCTATTAGGTTAATAAATGTTGGTGTGTGCAAAGGTTCAGCTTAGAACTATTATTTCACCAGGGCTGCACATTTTACATTGTTGAAtaatctgatgattattttctggttcaaataaatagtttggtctataaaatgtctgaaaatagcCAAGAAGCTTAAGCTTAAGGTGACAAATTCACATCCACTTTTCTGTTTGACCAAacatccaaaacccaaagacactGATTCCCTGTAAAAACCCCtgtaatttaaagaaaaacacaatgtttgGCATTATTGCTTGAAAAAtcacttaaatgattaattactTTAATGATTCATGAAGGTTTTGATGTTATCAGTTGATTATCAAGAGTTTCTGTTGATCGACTGAAATTTTCCActctggtttgcagtttgagtCCTAATTCTGCCAAACTAACTAGCTGGTTTTGAGAGAGCGACGggttcaaaagaaaaaaaagactgcaaTGTAAAATATCAGTGAAATGAGACATTTGTCACATTCTGCATTTGTATTGTTCACAAGCCCAACCCACCGCTgcaggtttaatgtttaatgaatgaataacgGGATATGGGTCATGACTAAAGTGTGCGGTGAGTCTTAAAGTATCTTTGCCTGAGAGGAGTCCCGCTCTAGTGTCTTAAGGGTGACAATTAACTTGGTAGCTTTTCTAAACCATGTGTAGAAAAAAGGATATATGAGTGGGTTCAAACAAGAATTAAAATACAACAACCAGGACACAATGATCCAATATGGAGCACTCTTTGGCCTGTCCTGTGAGCGAGGGGTAGTAGAACAGACAGAAACTCATCAAAAACACCAGTATGATGAGACCCAGAGTCCTGGCTGCTTTCCTCTCTGATGTCTTAGCAGTGACTGTAATGGCTACAGCTGTAACATGAGACTGCAGGGCTCGAGCCTGAGACACTGCCACAACAAACACTCTCACGTACAGCACGACGATGACAGTGCAGGGGCCGATGAACATGAACACAAGGTCGACAGTCCCAGAGATGTAGTTCATCACCAGCAGGCACTCCTCAACGTTCTGTTTGTCTTGGTGCCGGAGGTGGTCCTTTAAAATCAGCCCGTTGTAGAGGAGCGAGCAGgcccagcacagacacacacacacacacacacacacacacacacacacacacctctgctctgctgcaagTGATTTTGTTGGGGTACTGCAGGGGATAGCAAATGGCTACAAAGCGATCGACAGATATGAGCACCATGTTCCCCACAGAGGCCGAGGTGAGGGTGAAGCCGATAATGTAAGACAGAGCGCACATGTGATCGGCCAGCATCCAGCAGGTTTCTAGGAACAGCGCCGTCTCCATCGGCGTCACCAGCGGCCCGACCAGCAGGTCTGAGAACGCCAGGGAGAGCAGGAGCATGTTGGTGGGGGTGTGGAGCTGTCTGAAGTGGGAGATGGAGATGATAACCAGCAGGTTGAGAGTTGTAGACATTTGGGCTGATGATGTGTAACGTGTTAAAGCACAAAACCTGCGCAGTGGATCTGAGGGCTATTCTGGTAATAATCATCATTCAGCACTTTGTGTTGTGACGCTTATCTGTCAAGGTTTGATTCGTGAACCCTGCAGTTCTGTGTGGGTTGCAGCAGTGCTGGAGTCCACTGACGAAAAAtaaggaaacaaacaaattattCATTGAAGTTATTACTGGACTAAGAATTTGctagttttttctgttttatatcattacacTTTGAATATATTTGGTTTTTAGATTATTCGTCAAACCAAACTAACTCAATGTCAACTTTGCATCTGGTTGCATTGCATCTTTGCaattggcatttttttttttttttacactttctaGTAAAAATAAAGTCTATTTGAGGACCTGGATCTCCGGCCTGGACTCAAAAACGGATGTCGACAAAGCGACAACACTTCGACATGTGGACAGGACGGAACTGTCGACCCTGAAGTTCATTGATGACTTATTCTATCTCTTAAACCTCAGCTGGGATGAACACCAGCCCATCCAGGACCGACTTGAATCTGCTTGCTCTTTGGGTTTAACAAAAGGCCGACAGAGTCCCCAGTGGTCACAGTTCAAATGTTCCCTCGAATTCCAGGACTCCCCTGGTTAGCCAAGGGGCCCTAAAACACATTGGAGCTGCTTTTTAGGCTTCGTAGCTTCTATTTGCACCACATTCAAGGATTTTTCTGACCTGATCCTCTACTTGGCACTGCAGAAGACAGTTTCTGGAATAAACGTCCTGTTCTGAGCAGCTCTTGCTCATTTGAAACTCGGATTCTTTAGCTTTATTCTGTATATGTTTCAGCTCCCTTTCATTTTACTTCTGAAGCCCTCAGTGAGTTTTATTTAGCTTATGTTACCATTACGTTGTTGGATAACAGAAAGTCACTGTTTCTACCGTATCCGATGTGTCTGGGTAAAGTGGGAATAGTTGCATCATGtgctgatgtgatgtgatgtggaGCTCACCTGTGGCTTAACGTGGTATCAGACATTATTAAGAGGTGTGAACACGTCCCAGTGGTGAtcatgtttgtctgtgctgaAACTAATGCACCCTCTGAGGCACTCATAAGTTAGGTGAGTTCATATGTGTTGGTCCTAAATAATATCAATGCAAAACTTTCTGCACAGTGTTTTCAGATTTGATTTCAACTATCACCGTTAAATGCTCCTCTGACTGCTGAAATGTATATTTACTGCTGTAGGCCTACAGCAGAATTTGAAAACAGGGTTGTGTTTCTACTTCTCAGGAGAGAATTTTcacaatattaatattttaatcataAAGTTAATGGAgattttttgtgattttgtacAATTTTAATGGATAATTTAATCCCAATTTCATTTGTCAATTCATTAATAGTATCTGTTTAGCTTATGCCACAAAATACAGCAAATCCACTTCAGTAGACTTATAGACCTTTTGTCTAGTGTATTGCAGAACAATACTTTGTGACCTTCTGAAGATGTCTGAAAGAGTAAGAATCTGTTTCGAAGGCTAATGAAAAGGTGCATTGAGACTAAAGCTACAATAGCGCTCAACTATGATAAACCTTTTATCGAGAAGCTGAGGgttttcttattcttattcttattctcatTTTCAGACTCCCGATATCTGCATGAAAACCCAATGAACAGTTGGtgaaattgattgattgttggCAGAGACATTTATATGTTTGGTAACACTGACTAATTAAGAGTTTAAGTCCTTAGTAAATAATGACTTCATTTGGAATGAATGAGTAATTCATTATTAGCTGATTTGTCAATTCTAACTTCGATGTAGGCTTTGATGTGAGTTTATATCAAACTGGTAGCGTTCATCACATCATTACAAACATCTTATCTCGTCTTAACTCTTGTGCGTCTTAGATGAAGAGAAGTTTCGCTAAGATATAATCTATTAAACATTACCTACTGTTGTTCATAGCAAAACCTTTAAGACATCATGATTAACAAACCTTCATCTGTATCATTTAACCCCGATCAAAAATAATCTCCAACAAAACATTAACTTGTAATTAACAGCTTGATTTACATGTATTTGTTATCATTAGAAAACCTTTACATTATGCACGTTTTTGTTGTGCCATAATGTTCCTGACGCCGATGTGGCGCTGCCATCTGTCGAGCCAAGGCTGCGTCTCACTGTGAGCGTGCTCGGTGTTTGAAGTGGAAACTTGCAGTGAgatctgctgcagctcatccATCTGGTATCCAAACCTGCACTGACAGTTGTTATCAGACGGAGGAAACAGACCCTCTGTCGTTGGCCTGAGCCTCCACTGGAGCGGTCTGTGTGGATAATCAGACACTAGATGGCCCTGTTGGCAAAGCAGTTGACACTGACTTAAAATATTCCAGTTGCTTTGTCGACTTATTTCACTTTGCTCCTAGAACTCAAAAGACACCCAGCCTGTAAACACTTCAGAAAATGATGACAGTCCATTTCTGCCTTATGAACATTGTTTTGTATACCTCAtgttacattttgattttgatcagTCCTAGACCCCAGAATACCTTTAACAATATATTGTACTGAGTGGCCTGCCTTGGTTACAGTTAACAGAATAAAATCAGTGAATGCTGCTCACATCATGGGGTGAATTACAAAGTGTGCAGCTGACAAAGTGGACAGCAGATCAAACAGAATTATTAGTTTTATCAAGAGGAAatacattgttattattgtcatttcaaagcaggaaaacaaattAATGCAAACAAATTAGGATTCTCTGATAGACAATGGATAAATACTCTCTTTGTACTGTTATTAAAGAAAAGACAATAACTACTAATATTATAACCTCACACTTACATACATGGATAGCATGTGTTGGATCATTTTTAGTACCATACATCTCGGTATGTTTGAGTACGTTTCACTGATGTTCTTACTGGTATTTAGATTTTTGCGTGCCACAAAATCCACCTTAATTCCCTTATCCGAAAATATATCAAGCAAGCAAAACTAAGAGAAGCAACAGCCACCACGGCcttggttttcttttaatattagTGTGGCCGTGCTGTAGTACAAGGAGTGCATGCTGAGAAGGAAGCTGGATGGGATATTTTTAGACGGAGTGCATGGATTAAATTCTTCGGTGGGAATGGGGCGATGTTGTTTAGAAGATGAGTTTTCAGTCGGAGAGGGAGGACATGGACAACCAGTGCTGCGTTGAGCCTGAGAGGTGAATGAAGGTCAGatagcagagcagagcagagcagagtgaccAGTACAGGGGAAGGACTCAGTCTTAGACTTGATGGATCTTGCTGCAGATCTCTGTGAGCTAATGTCTCTTTATCCGGGCTGGAGACCTCGTACCTGAGGTAATTCACTGTATGCTACTGATGAGGTCTAGAATGACGGCCTTCATGTACCTTCAATGAAGTGTTACGTCTTCAAAGGCTATGAGCTCCGGGTTACAATCAGCAAATCAACAATTCAGCCTGCTCCCACTGAACGTCTGTAATTATTAGAATAAGAGTGAACACAATGTTTTAACATGTGATATGTATATAAAGGAGCAGGCCTGGGGCagtatttaaataaagtaatgaCTCAAACTTAAACCAAAATATCTTTTTCTAAtatcaaactaaactaaaaaaaaaataaagaaataaatgtgtctgtgttaattaaataattaattaaaatacaaagtAACAGTGGAGACACGAGGAAGCACTAGGATTATATTGTCTGTTGTGaacacctgctgctgtctgctcgTCTTTCTGCTGTAACCACATCGTCATCGCTCTGcctcaaataaaacaacacaaaagctTCAGATCCACAGCAGGCTGAAGTGTTTCTGAGCGAGGGGGGGGGTGTAGGAGTTTGGAGCTTTTCTTGACAGCCTTTTAGAAAGAAACTGTTTCTGATGGTAAGATTAGAAAACCTGATCTAATGATTGAATTTCACCAGTTACAAAAATTGAgtggaaacatttttattttcttcaattTTTGGTTTTGAGCACAGAACTGTtctttacatttgattttttttttggtctcacTCTGAACTTCCAATGTCAAAATTCACTTCGACAATTGGAACAAATTTAATGCAAGACAATTTTGGTGCTTTTGGGtgactgaagcagcagaaaactaTTTATAGACGTCTAAGACTAATAAAAGGTCCTTTAATCAGCATTACTGACATTTTCTGACTCAACAACAATGAACTGGTTCTAGATTgtagtttgatttgttttaattcttTGTGTTGAACAAATAGGACAAATGACGCAGCGGATGTTTAGTAGATTTTTTGTTCAAAATATGAAGAAGGGTGATTATTAATATTTCaatgttaaacaaacaagacatattACCCCACGTCTCACAAGCTGTGACAGCCTGTAAATACACTTTTTTAATATAATGAACAGAATAAGGAGTGGGTTGTGATTATGTGAGGCTGAAGCAGGagtcatttatatttaaaatactaAATTGAATTTGTGAAATCGTCAGAAAGTCTCACAggtttttaaacacacaaacaaacatggacacacattaGCACGGCTGGTTTCACCCAGTTTTTCTTCCACACACCGCGGCCTAATTGATTCTCATTTTAATTATGTTGACCCAGACTCCGGCTCTCTTCTTCACTGACAACAAAACCAGCGCAGGCCGGCAGTCTGCCTCTCACACTGTGAGGATGACACCTCCGTCTCCTTACAGAGGAATGACTGGAGAATCCACTTTGATGTCACTCCCCCGCAAAGGAAAggtcaaaataataaatgtagGCCCAATTGATGGGTTGGCAGGGGGGCGCGGGGGTAGCAGTGTTGATTTTTGGACGAGTGCTCCCCTAAAGCCATAATGAATTCATACAGTGAGGCACAGccaaagaggaaaacagcatGGGTCCTCTTTCCATGAAAAGGTTGATCTAAATCTGCCGACGAGTCTGGCTCCATCTTCCCACTCTTTCTCCAAcacatcactctctctctctctctctctctctctctctcgcttgtctcacactcacacatacgcATGtatgaataaacactgaaaatgtatcTCTGTCTTCTGTTcgccacacacacctctgcatatatgcatcacctcctcctcaccttcacTGAGAGAAGTGAGCCCCGTCACCATGGATCAAAAACCCCTCAGTAAGCTGCTCCACCTCGCTCTTCCTCCCAGCAGGACACCTTTGATTCAAGAGTAAATAACccagaaatacacaaatacttGAATATGTCTTTGAAGATTCCTCAGGTCATCCTGATCACAGGATATCTGTTAGTAGGTCAAAGGCAACTGAGCTACACCGTTTCTGTCTGCTGGCCTTCATCGTTACAAACTCatcacagcttttattttaaactgtAGTAAAGGCCCCAGCCTCAACATAAATACTTAATAGGTCAGGCTGAATTACAGGGACATTTGTCAacagtatttacattttcatctaAAAGTATCAACTTTGAAAGTTCACATCAGCTCGTGTTTGAATGTTTAACTCAACTGGAGCGTAAAACAAGCATTAGCTCAATGTGAAAACCCTCCATTACAAGTTAAACTTCTCCGTTTATAATGCTACTTAGGAAAAACTACAGAGGTATTATCGACTGCATGTTCTCTTTTAAAGTACTGGAATGGCCCCTTTTAGAGAGGCACGTTATCTTATTGAAATGTTATCATTGGTGCACGACTATTTAAGCTGAGTTTTGATGGTCATTTCACCTACTTTACGTACACTGTTGAAAAGTTAATATATAGAAGTTAATCATATCTGTAAAGTAGCCATGGCAACTCAGTAGTATCTAAACGTGTATTAGATGGTTCATAAGACACTGatataaatgtttattaatgtactGGCCAACAAGCGGAACTCCTCCTGTGTGCAGCCATAGGTGGAAGCTGGTTTATAAACAGATGATGAATGAAACATTTAATGTCTTCAGAGGAGAAATTCTACCAGTTGTAACTGTACCAGTGTAAAAATGAACACTTTATAATACCCTTATATCAGC from Pempheris klunzingeri isolate RE-2024b chromosome 3, fPemKlu1.hap1, whole genome shotgun sequence includes the following:
- the nsmce1 gene encoding non-structural maintenance of chromosomes element 1 homolog, which produces MSRQMGDSHRRFLQTMMASGIVDEQGAKTLYQYCCKTHNAQHSPDKLDDFINTINSKLQPMFMQIRKGMSEDNGHQYYALVNMAETDVTRMSSDYADNELELFGKMMDLIVGSDNGKASSTDILNSADTLTTRKLKKSETEHLLNRLVHDKWLNEKRGEYTLSTRCIIEMEPYIRAMYQDQVKVCHICHNIAFQCQICENPTCGIKIHNPCVARYFKGRAEPRCPACEDFWPHEIPEVRQPPSQSRR